The Natranaeroarchaeum aerophilus region AGGGTACACAGAAGGGCGAGACCGACGACGACGAACTCCCCGAGAAAGCGAAAAACAACGTCGAGCGCGCGATCACGATTTCGCTCGACGCCGCGACGTCGCTGTAGACCGCTCTCCGGGTATCGAAGCCCTTATGGCTGCACTGGCCGTTCGTTGCCGTAACAACCATGTCCGAGAAACCCGCCTCTATGTATCGGCAGATAGACAAGCCCTCCTACACGCGCCGCGAGTATATGGGAGGAATTCCCGGCTCGAAGATCGCCCAGCATCAGATGGGCGACCTGCAGGCCGATCCCGACGACTACCCCGTCCAGATCAGTCTGGTCACCGAGGAAGCCGTCCAGTTGCGCCACGGCGCGCTCGAAAGCGCCCGCCTGTCGGCGAATCGCCACCTCATCAAGGAGTTCGGCGAGGGCAACTACAAGATGACCCTGCGCAAGTTCCCCCATCAGGTCCTGCGGGAGAACAAGCAGGCAACCGGTGCCGGGGCCGACCGTGTCTCCGACGGGATGCGCCAGTCCTTCGGCAAGATCGTCGGCACCGCCGCCCGGATTCCCGAAGGCGACCGCATCTTCACCGCCTGGTGTGACGTCGACCAGGCTGCCGAGGTCAAAGAGGCCTTCCGGCGATCCTACAACAAGCTCTCGCCGCCGTGTCGCATCGTCGTCGAGCGCGGCGAAGAGGAACTCGTCTCCTGAGATCGGTCGGCCGGTTTTTTGTGCGAAACAGTATCAGTAACCGCTCCCTTACAGAGCTATCCCTCGCGTAATCAATCGCATAACTAATCGGTGGGTGATCATGTGTTGGAAACACGTGACAATAGATGTCGATGCT contains the following coding sequences:
- a CDS encoding 50S ribosomal protein L16, which produces MSEKPASMYRQIDKPSYTRREYMGGIPGSKIAQHQMGDLQADPDDYPVQISLVTEEAVQLRHGALESARLSANRHLIKEFGEGNYKMTLRKFPHQVLRENKQATGAGADRVSDGMRQSFGKIVGTAARIPEGDRIFTAWCDVDQAAEVKEAFRRSYNKLSPPCRIVVERGEEELVS